The sequence below is a genomic window from Ostrinia nubilalis chromosome Z, ilOstNubi1.1, whole genome shotgun sequence.
atctataaaagttcatttggtctattattatacatgtgctatgaatgagggttttcgcgattgaaaaatccgcgagatggcaatacgtagacgcgaggtccaaatgctgcatgattggtggatatctgtcaatgtcatgtcaaaaataaccaatcatgcagcatttggacctcacgtctacgtattgccatctggcggatttttcaatcgcgaaaaccctcattggcatagattatgagagactggcaactatactaggttgatatcaggtgatccgtctgctcatttgcctcctgtcacaaaaaaaaaatatatatgtttctcacacttcaactggcattggattcaacatcggattctgacacttttacagttatgataccatgaatatcagtttatggtcctaattatttttattttatttacgaccttcgaccagttggacactttagatatcttcttgtaatagtgtcaaactgtcaatatctttttagcttttaacgcaaatctagtcttcaaagcagtttaatcgatttattttattttcaaaatcgatattttattgtctatgatggccgcaggaacatcactatacatggactcccagcaataaagtacggtaatgcctcgtacagattttatcggcaaaaattatggaacttgataggttttagaccatgccacgcaccaaaacgtccggaagttgtaatagtattatagaataaacgttaaaagacttatttatttaatttttcaatgcttaagtgtccattagaatgaaagggtgcttaatgtattaaaaaaaatagaaaataattatgatgggttaatgtttttgggcggttttttaggcggtttctgacaatgtcctttactattaaaaaagattttcagacgtattgctatgagacattttttttgtctcatttttaattttttttaagtgattttacgggtttgcgctacaccactaacttctgaaaaatatgtttccggtatctcagaactatcattcaactacagtctgcaaatcagacatattgctatgatgcagttcggtaaaattctttgacaattttgaaaattcggtcagatcaaacgctacgcggaaaatgtctgatatattggtattttcgagttcaggataatcgtatctatcgatttgacgcggttttggccgtattgctatgagacaaaaattttggtcgtgggctctcgtactataatATCATTTCCTCATATTCGAGAAGTTACTTTTTCAAACGAAGTAACGTACTAAAgtaaattctaaaatattttctgtTTCTGTCTGTAATGGAGCTTCGCTTTGCGCCATCGCCTCACACAACCAACGCAATATACAAGTAGCGCAAATAAAAAGTAACATTCCTAAAATCTTTAATAATGTGGACTAACAATAAAGAAGACATATtgaaaatttcataaataataagGAAATGCAGTGCatgttattattacaaaaactgttttgtttttaatcaacaTGCAGCATTCGTTAAGGTGTGATCGAATATTTAATGTGAAATCCAAAATGCCTTCTTCTTCacaattcaataaaattcaCGAGCATAAAACATGCTATTGCCTACATATGCCATATCTatgttattaatataataaatacttatattaatttatgatCTACCACAATACAAGCCATCTTGTTCATCAACCATAATAAAGAACTCACCCCACACCAAAATTGACCTTGTGAAAATTTCTTGGCAAGCTCGCACTACGAAACCTAGTACCGATCGCAAGAGAAAAACATACCGTTTATAATTTGAAACGtcaaacataaattaaaacatgATTATGTCTCTGGTAGCAAGAACCATTTTAATCGGTCGAATTTTAATAAgattttttaattgtgtgttTGTGTCCAAGTGTACACAATGTAGACAAGAATAGACAAAAGATTAGTAGACAGATCAGGGAGATTAGTAAACAAAACGCCAACCAGATATAATAAACTTAGTTAAAATGTctattgaatttaaattaacagATTTTAAACAGTttgaaagtaaaaattatatctgttTAGGTTCTTCATAAATTCAGTAAATGTGTAAAACAAACTCAAGTGACAGTGAATTTATTTGAAGTACGATAGGATAGAGCTCTACTAATGTAGTAGCGATGGCATGGGTGTTGTTATACAAAGCTTACTTACTTGGAACCTAGAGAGCGACACTTTCTGTGTGTTGGGATAAACTTAGATTGGTTGTATGTGCCTTGCAGTCTTAGGGAGCCGGAGCCGAGTCGGTGCGAGGGCGACAAAGTATAAGGTGTTGTTAGACCCTGAGGCACCGTCTCTTTGACAGATTCTTTCGAACCAGCGCAGCTGCCGATCGGCGAGGGCGGCTCCAACTTGAGCGATAACCTGAAACAGTAACAATGGTGAGACAACAATAATAAAGAGTGAGCGCGCCACAGCATGAGATATTTTTTGTTCGAATATTATAGCTACAAACTAGATCCTACCGCAGGATGGTCTCATTATCATACTAGATCTGGTTTTAAATGCAATTATCCATCATATATTTTCGATACAGTTAAATTACATAACTAGCATTCGCTGTATGCACGCTCTATTATGCGCTTTTTTCAACGATAAAATTAAAGAATCTTCAAtcttttacaatttattttgacGAACTTTCTTCTCATCTAAATTTTCAACTGCACAAATCCTTATCGCGGTGCggctttgacagctagttcaaacaaGGCTGCAACGCAAACGGAATGCAACTGTAAAGGTAAAAGCTGACAGAAAGCTTTATCTCAAACGCAAGTCAAACGCTTCACGAACATTTGCTGtgttttagtaaaaaaataaggtgttcggaCTTTTAATGGAAAGTGCTTAAATTCGTTGTTTCGTCTTTGATTGCGTAtgaactttaccgcgataccgaatTGCACTTCAACTGGAGCGTGACTGGAGTGTGGTTTAGAGATGTAACGCGAATGAATTAGAGATATTATAAATTAGCGCAATCAGGGCCCTGGAGTCCATCTTAATCGTTTATTCCATCTAGCGCGGACTAGTTTACCTTTACAACCAAAACATCTTACTTGTATTGATCATCTTCAAGGAACTTCTGTAGTTCTTCTATATACCGGACACTGTTTAGGTAAGTGGCTACATGTGGGAGAGGCAGTATTTCGTATTCTGAGGTCTGGTAGCGTTCCAGCGCCTTTAAAACTACCGCCATCTTGGCGATGCGGTGCGGCGACCCGGCCGGGTGCGCAATATCGATATACACCAAGTCCGTTAGGAATATACCTGCAAATAATTCACTCGTTTATTTCACATCGAACATTATTACATAGCTGTTTATGGTGAATATATGTCTCGGTAGACTAGTAATCAGTATTTAAAAGGGAGTTTGTATATCTCAGCCAATTAAATGAAACGAGGCTCAAAACTCAGATCAAACTCGTGTGATAATTTTAATGTTGCCCCCTCCATCCCCCTCGAATTCAATTTACTAATTATAGTTCCTAAATAAGGAATTGCTGATAATAGATTTTTAATAAGAActaactaaaattttaattccTGTTGGAACATCAATAATATTGTTGCTGAAGTAAAGTAAGCTCGTGTATCAATATCTATTCCTactgtaaatataaaatatgatgagCTCATACTCATACttattgttttataaaaaattaaattaattaaaaaaatatatatttaaccAATCACAGGCGACAGTCTGTGATGATTCAAATAAACGAGTTTCAGTTATACTTGTAATATTTGGCTATCCATAGACAGACAAGCGCGATGCGTCCTAGCAATGATGATAGGACATTACGTCATGAGCCTTGAATGGTGGCCATGCAGCATGCTACTGGGTTGATACTGCACTAAATGCATACTACAATTGATCCAAATGCAGTATGCAGATAGAATTAACACCGGACCATCCCGAgcggtttaaataaataaaaatacagtaaatCAAAAGAATGTGAATCAGGTCTTTTATCAGTTTTGTCCTTATGAAAGTAAGTATGTTTGAAGTACATAAATAAGTTAATGGCGACATCTGCTATCGGAGACCAAGACACACTTTGAGTCGCTGAGCCATCGGAGTAAGGGCTTGTATACAAAGGTGCAAATCTGTGCGATATGAATTCGAATTCGCAACGCAAAACACTGGGACACAAATTCCGAGTGGGAGTTTGTGGATTTTTTACGAGTTCTGTGTACATGCTCTATCTAAGTATGTTTGAAACAAGTTCAGCCACCCCGCATCGATCATACATGGAATATTTGTATTCAAAGGTATTAAAGTGACATATTCAATAGCAACGCCACCATTATATCCACAGTATAAATAAGCAAACAGAAATTTCGTTGTTATCTCTGTACAAATACACCTTGTGTCCCACCGTCATTAAACTGGGCCTTGTGTTTATGCACATATTTACACACAAATatatttgcttatttattgttatgtaaTTACACAGACCCAGCTTTCATAACGACCAagtaataaacttttttattacATCTAATGAGTCAGAAATAAACCGATAATGCATGTTGACACACACAGCTTTCtgaaaaaacaaagaaatcgcagtaaacaTAATATAAACTGTTATTGTTATCAATAACTATACTCACCGAGATAAGGTATACATGGCAATGCTATACTTTTCAAATATTCTCTCAGTGCAGTCCAGTTATCCTTCTCTCCAAACAACTCTGCCAGTTTATCAAACTGCTGCTTATCCTTTTTCGATAAGCATGCCCATGTTTTCGTCAACCTAACATTAGATAAAAAAAACGATAACGAATTTGTAACTTgtaacattaaataatattatatttagttTAGATAATCTTACCTATATATGCTAGCACATTGTAGTGCGGAAATAATAGCAAAAAGTGAATGCAAATTATTGAGATCATGTAACTTCTTTGCTGCTTTTATAAAATGTGCTAACGTTTCAGCTCTCCCTTTTGGCGATTGGCTATTTAATATTTCTTGTACGGTCCAGAAACTAACCTGTAATGAAATAAACACATTACaattaaatacaaaaacctAATCAGTTATGGGACTAAACCAACAGTAGTGCCTATAGCCCTAACATGATCTTTTACTATTTATTGAATATTTCAAATTTATTCATCGCAAAATACATGCACATAAATcgagtttttatttaacataatGCACTCTGAAAGGTCACTGcaaagttataataaaattatgcctTTTGGCTACttataatattgttttcttcagccatgtttgttatttttttgtcttgttaaaTGATAACTAAAGATTTATAAAAAATGGCAAGTAATGTACACAACCAGAACTTACGTAAATCCTAACACTGGTTAATCAATTAAATTGTACTATTAAGCTAttgctacataattatttaattattatatcaCATAAAATCTGTCAGAACCTGTGCTAAGCACGATTGGAATGATCTCATTCGTATGAATGACTGTGTAATGTGAATGATTCGTATGAGTGGGTGTATACCCACAATAGTATTAAACAGAGCGACAGTATGTTAAAATGGACTGCTCTTGAAGCAACcaattcaatacaaaaaaataacagGGTCTTATTTGCAATTCAATTGCATGAAGCTGCCGCTGACATTGGGGTTCACTTACAATAATAAGGTGTCTGTCGCAGGAAATTTACCCACTTGAGTCAAATAGTCACAAGATTCTTTCGGAGGTGTGATTGAgtctacctatttatttttcctttaaTATTTGATATTTACACATAATAAACAAACTTGCTTCGCATCAATATTCGAAACAGTGGCTAAAATAATGTGTCTGGCTATCAAAATAGATAATAAATGAAATACATAAGAAAGTTGGCTTGTCTCTTAGGTATAGAATGAAAATATATCTACCCTATTAAATCTCTTCGTAAACGCGACAACATTAGGTGCAACTGTCAATTTGTTGAGCTTATTCCAGCCGCATGTAGTCAATTCCTCTGGTCTGATTGCTTTGAATGATGCCAAGTCCAACAATGTTAGCTGGTTAGCAATGTCTTCCGGTGTCAGTCTTAAGGCTGAACATACAATTTCATCCCATGATTGGTTTATGGAAGATGCTGCAGGCAAACTACTTGTTTTGTATTGGTATAAAGGATCATTTTGCCGATTACTCCCACTCTCTCCGAGACTGTAAACATTTTACAAATATGACacttaaaatataattgatactagaaaaatatcatttattttgcTTAATTACTATAATGATTGCTGGTAAAATTTCGCATTGCATGTATGTAGTTTTGAAAAGACAATGGGAAGCAAAACGGGAATTAAGCCAATCATGCTGATGTTTCAGGTTATTAGTCTGATATTTTGGATGTGTGAAACTCAAAACAAGCATTGTATAAAAGTATGATCACATTAGTTCCCATttcaaatcataaaataattaaatacattttattcctTTCATTTATATTACGTTTTGTTATAGAGTGAAACTTACCCATAGTTATAGTAGCAAGCACAATCATCTTTGGGATAGTTTTGTTGGTTGTTCATCGGAGCATTagtcattttttttacattttgctTACATGATGAGTTATCCTCTAATGGCCAATTTTCTTCATCTTCATGctgaaaaatacatgaaaatatTCATGAATACAGAATACATATTTCTGAATGACAAAAATATCGGCAATGGCTTGAATTCACAAAAATATGTTCTGGAAATTGATTTCTGTTTGATGTCTCTTATTTTCTGGTTTTATTGATttgtaaatcaaaatattttggtACCCAATTAATTTGATTCTTTGGTATTTTTAGCTTTAAGGCAAAAAGCTTCTGTTAATTTGTACATTAAAGTTGCAGAAAAAAAtgaactaggtaggtacatgcAAATACTTTTTGATGCCAATCTATTCTATTCATAAACAAGGTATGCCTATCACTTTGTaaatttttatgtaagttattttGATTATCGGTTTGTGTGCTTGGgattttaatatacataataataattccaTAGTAAGTGTTATGCACTCATATGtgtaaaattattacacaagTATTTGCATCTACAGTTAAATATTCAACAGAGTTAACATAACATATAGCTTAACGAAACTTAACTGAGACTGTATCAATGTGTAATATAATTAGCATATATGATGACATGGTGTACAGTATACCATTTTATTTTGTGTACATTACATTATTACCACTCAAATTCGAGGTGTATcaattatttatatatttattacaCTTCACACCCTTatgaacacaaaataaaatcaaatttatATTGGACCCAACATTTTGTTCAGAAAAACATAGCTAATGCATAATGCACATAACTTTTAATATAACTTAACATGTCATTTTATTTGATGTAAGATGAATACTTACCTCAACAATCCTCAATACAGCCAAACTATCGCTGAGTATATCCCGTGGCATATTCTGTCTGGTCAGCATAGAACAATCTATTTAACAATGTGGCCTAAAATAAGATTTGTTTTAAGTAAATCATTTAATAAAAGCATTATTTTACCATTTATTGGTAACTAAATATAAGCTTTTCAGCAAAAATtgccgttttttttttcattcactCTACCTACATCCAATAAGGCTTGAGCTTAGATTGAGTTAATAAAAATTGTAGCATTAATTTAAACaacatttgaaaaaatatttatagattGAATATGAAGACATACCAATCACACACTcatttcaaaatcaattgaaataaattaaattacttctAAGAGGAGGATGACCTTCTATTGATTGTTTATTCAAGAAAAACAATTGGTAAAATAGATAATATGAACactttattgtctttacaaacTTACCAAATGATGTGAGTGTATGATAACATGGTAATAacaacagtaaaattaaaatcaCAAGACTTTCTGAATATAGATGAGAGAAgatgaataaaatcaaaaatgtaCTGTGTAGATTGGCAAGTAAATGGCaaacattaaatttttttcGTTCAGAAATAAATTGAGTCAGATTTTAGATAATCATCGATATATCCTTTTTTAGTATGATGTAAAATCATCTctaaaaattttgttttactTCTGTAAGTATGAATAAATTTAGTTTCTTAAAATAATAGAAGTGTTTCAGTTTTAAAACTTAactctaaattattaaaatcgataaaaaacgGCACTATACTGCAACGccaccatgaagctacagataaaaatggaggccacactccgaatacctacttgaagcacaaactaagtatcactatctcgctctctgtgggcagactcgctctttctaaataaacaaaaaatataaaattgctcaaattcaatgaaaccaatgtaaaatctttatttcttgacataggtatcattaaaaatgataagtgtaattactggtaaaacgttttaggaagaaattactgtaaaaaatgtttacaatgatccaatgtcggaaatcacgaaataaacacttacgcgtggaatcttatgtcacttccaggacaccacgtactaccgcaaccacgcactacaaaattttgcaccaattctcgtgataaaacaatgattatttcctgtaaacaatctcaaacgaaattaactgcttaataaacaaaatagtaaacaaccgccatgatgggccggattgggccgatgttgccacatggtaccgattacccaggaattgggattgtaattccctgattcgccaacacattaagcctaaatggccgacaattttgtgattttttatttaactaggtaatcttagtttctgTTGGTATACACAAATAATCAAGTAAATGTTAATCTGTGGTTAATCTCATTCGATGTTCACTTCATTCATTCAGAGTGAAAGAAGCACATGTATCAatatcagtgttgccagaaggttacttttgtaacctttttggttacttttgaactgcattggttacttttaggttacagtaatgaaaaggttacttttaggtgatttttcagaaattgtagaattaacttttacaggttattcagtaaaaaatattaatagtgacaatttaaaaatgatgtcataaactgcatttaaacatgaatttgatttattatttgttaaagacaatgagttttagcgaatgttatTCGATAatgaaacgcaaatccatgaaacggttttatacgaccggtcacttttcggtcttcatgattggaatggtcaaaatttcgaatttaggtaaacgattgatgtgatcaattgtattcattttccatccatgaacaaccttacacaatcgctccgcacccccccccccccccgtatgaaggttactttttattcaaaaaggttacatttttttatatttctggttcTTTTTGgaaagacccgactggcaacactgatcaatatgtcaatgtcactactTTTTCTCCTTCCTTGGAAGAATACAGTTTTTACTTTCTGAAAcggttttttgttattttctcaAACCCCATTTCCaatagtttcaaatattaattatttatttttttaacttctgatttggttagtgaattggctatttcgaagaatttacaaggagatttaaatcagaagatagcaatactacagttcacactaaaaagagaggtagggccacagagagcgagatagatataagtaggtatttgactcaagtttttgttccaactctgccctccatttttatctttagcttcatgaaCGCCACTAATGTTTCCATAGACAAAATCGATGAAATGGAAGGTGAGTGGTGGTGGGTGGTGGTGGGGTGGTAGACAACTCAAGTTGGTAGCCCTAGCACGTACAAACTTCCTTTCATTTTAGAATCGTTTCATAACtcttttattattaattgaAATTTGTGCAATAGACATTCATAATTTATGTCCCGTAaatagtaggtaataatttattttaaatatctttCATACTTTAACTTATGCACTTAGATATTTATCACATAGAAAACATTTGTTGCACGATTTATTTGTTCAAGTTTTGTAAACTGTTATGGCGTTTGTGTCCCGAAACACAACGCATATTCGTATCTCTTTCTTCATTaccaaataaaattcatttgttGTGTGTAAAGTGATTGAAAAACAAGGtataaatgttaaaaaagctTTTTCGTGGTGATATTCGTGTATTTAACTATAGTGAACGCCTTTTAGGTTATGTTTCCATCTTCTAATGGTATTTTATGTGGGTTTCAGTGCAACGGGAGATCATTTAGAAGTTTTCTCGAAATTAGTCTTCCCAAAAGTGATGTCTGAATGAATTTCTCACGGTTCTTGGACCTGCAATCATGGTGGGAAGTGCCGTCTATCGCTTATTTTTGTTCCCTCTTCAGAACTGCATTCAATCTTTTGGATTTTGACATAGAAGTGAGTAATTGGTGATTTAATGTTGAAAATTTCGTGGTTTTTGGGGCAATTATGCTTTTGAAGCTGAATATCCTATGAATTTTCATCAATTGAGTGATTTTATTGTAGGAGTTGGAAGAAGCTCTTCTAACAGATGGAACAGAAGAGTCTGCCAGCTCTCTCCTCACTGAGTTGATTGTGCGCCTGCTGAACGGTTGTTTAGGCAACAATGACATCTCGGCATTCAATTATCAGGTAATATAGCAAAAATTGGTCATTCAGGATTAAATGAGTTTGCTGGGCTGATATTTACTGACTTGTTTATATTTCAGATGTATCTGAGGCGCCTATTCAGGAGAAAATGTCAAGAAACTGGAAGATACAATCCTTTTAACACTGATATTGATTTTCAGTTTTTACCACTCCGTACTAAAGTAGAAATTTTGTATGCTTTATGTGACTTTCGTTTAGATGCCGaagatgtttttgatttgtttaAAAATCTTGAAGCTGAGAGTTTGAGAGTAGAGCCACTTGggtaagttttttaaaatactcttttgTTCATAACTATGATATAATTGCATCATTGTAATTTATTAACCAAATATGCCGCCACATCTTTTAGGTGGGATGACAATGATTCTGCTTATTGGTATTTTTATGGCACAAGATTATATCGTGAAGATATAATAAAGAAACCGAAAGGAAAAagcaaaaagaagaaaaataaagaaagcaGAAAGAGGGGTTGGTTTTATGGTGATGACTGGCTTGACGATGAGGA
It includes:
- the LOC135086679 gene encoding ras-specific guanine nucleotide-releasing factor RalGPS2; this translates as MLTRQNMPRDILSDSLAVLRIVEHEDEENWPLEDNSSCKQNVKKMTNAPMNNQQNYPKDDCACYYNYGLGESGSNRQNDPLYQYKTSSLPAASSINQSWDEIVCSALRLTPEDIANQLTLLDLASFKAIRPEELTTCGWNKLNKLTVAPNVVAFTKRFNRVSFWTVQEILNSQSPKGRAETLAHFIKAAKKLHDLNNLHSLFAIISALQCASIYRLTKTWACLSKKDKQQFDKLAELFGEKDNWTALREYLKSIALPCIPYLGIFLTDLVYIDIAHPAGSPHRIAKMAVVLKALERYQTSEYEILPLPHVATYLNSVRYIEELQKFLEDDQYKLSLKLEPPSPIGSCAGSKESVKETVPQGLTTPYTLSPSHRLGSGSLRLQGTYNQSKFIPTHRKCRSLGSNIFGKSHTEEKVDEKTPAGSVNLLDDTLLESPGSVAGDKMSQSLPHSNLSKSEPLECDFQGFVRRKTITKDGRKISLSSWQRYWLQISGNILVFYASKSFKGTNRSDFRIERCKVLSLDGWIASWCDVDAADAFQLVNHHSGTLYKFKTGSESTAKQWVTKIEEVTNKIVKPLPANLMSFE